A region of Thermoplasmataceae archaeon DNA encodes the following proteins:
- a CDS encoding mandelate racemase/muconate lactonizing enzyme family protein, with translation MNSTIKDIDIIELGEKGREVSSPWSSTILLVKLTSSDGKVGFGEAPTTLMTLPVKESMKEVQRVFSGADFFQVERNVKEFYRHSFYLSKSMEATSALSAFEIASWDLIGKELGSPVYNLIGGKFRDRMRAYANGWYSNCVTSDDFIKKAKELVRQGFTAMKFDPFGPNFDTITRDGLDNARNIVSGMREALGDKIDLLIECHGRFSTRSAIEAGKALEDLNPFFMEEPLHPEQEFGLAEFRKAVKVPVALGERLLNKVDFARFISSGLVDVIQPDITNSLGVLEGKKIAAIAESFGIPVAFHNAFGPIQTAATLNVDYTIPNFLIQESFEAFWPDWKKNLVRSGYMLENGYFTMSGKPGIGIDIDEKILSDYRIDGMEPFDSVEPPWVVSGTYRE, from the coding sequence ATGAATTCTACCATCAAGGACATTGATATTATTGAACTAGGAGAAAAAGGGAGAGAAGTTTCCTCCCCTTGGAGCTCTACCATATTACTGGTCAAGTTGACATCCTCTGATGGTAAGGTTGGCTTCGGGGAAGCTCCGACCACACTCATGACCCTGCCTGTTAAAGAAAGCATGAAGGAGGTGCAGAGGGTATTCTCTGGCGCTGATTTCTTTCAGGTGGAAAGGAACGTGAAGGAATTTTACAGGCACTCGTTTTACCTGTCCAAGTCCATGGAAGCTACGTCTGCACTGAGTGCTTTCGAAATAGCCAGCTGGGATCTCATCGGAAAGGAACTTGGCTCTCCTGTGTACAACCTTATTGGAGGTAAGTTTAGGGACAGGATGAGGGCATATGCGAATGGCTGGTACTCGAACTGCGTTACGTCTGATGATTTTATAAAGAAGGCAAAGGAACTTGTGAGGCAAGGGTTCACGGCAATGAAATTTGACCCCTTTGGTCCCAATTTCGATACAATCACACGAGATGGGCTGGATAACGCAAGAAACATCGTTTCTGGAATGAGGGAGGCTCTCGGTGATAAGATTGACCTGCTCATTGAATGCCATGGCCGCTTCTCCACAAGATCAGCAATTGAAGCTGGAAAGGCACTAGAAGACCTCAATCCATTCTTCATGGAAGAGCCACTTCATCCGGAGCAAGAATTTGGTCTCGCTGAATTCAGGAAAGCTGTTAAGGTTCCTGTGGCGCTCGGGGAACGGCTGCTGAATAAGGTTGATTTTGCCAGGTTTATATCCTCAGGGCTGGTTGATGTGATTCAGCCTGATATCACGAATTCCCTCGGTGTGCTTGAGGGTAAAAAGATAGCTGCGATTGCAGAATCCTTCGGGATACCCGTGGCATTCCATAACGCCTTCGGCCCGATACAGACTGCCGCAACACTGAACGTGGATTATACCATACCGAACTTCCTCATTCAGGAGAGCTTTGAGGCTTTCTGGCCGGATTGGAAAAAGAATCTGGTCAGGTCTGGATACATGCTTGAAAATGGATATTTCACGATGTCTGGAAAACCGGGGATAGGAATTGATATTGATGAAAAGATACTGTCAGACTACAGGATAGACGGTATGGAGCCATTTGATAGTGTTGAGCCTCCATGGGTGGTGTCTGGAACTTACAGGGAGTAG